One window of Quercus robur chromosome 5, dhQueRobu3.1, whole genome shotgun sequence genomic DNA carries:
- the LOC126726159 gene encoding GDSL esterase/lipase At1g31550-like isoform X3, with product MALLTLKLPFIIKLFLFLATIKGVVGYCYTSIFGFGSSLADTGNLCLNHGCLSPPYGETYFHHPTGRCSNGRLIIDFTAESLGLPLVQPYLGIKNGSGISIQEGINFAVAGATALDASFFVERGIDVGTDISLGVQLDWFKEILPSLCNTSPKCNEIFGSSLFLMGEIGGNDYTYPFFLHRSIEEIQTFVPLVIQAIASAINELIELGAVTLMVPGNIPIGCSAAYLTSYETADTDQYDPETGCLNWLNKFSEYHNDQLQKELSRIQALHPHTNIIYADFYNSSMRFYRNPSQYGFTGGALTACCGGGGPYNCNTSAECGDPSASACDDPSKYVSWDGVHLTEAAYRWITTGLLDGPYTIPQISISCVSQDA from the exons ATGGCTCTTTTGACACTTAAACTACCATTTATTATCAAACTCTTCCTATTTTTAGCCACCATTAAGGGCGTGGTGGGATATTGTTATACATCTATCTTTGGCTTCGGCAGCTCGCTCGCTGATACTGGAAACTTATGCTTGAATCATGGCTGTCTCTCGCCTCCCTATGGGGAGACCTACTTCCACCACCCCACAGGACGTTGCTCCAATGGCCGTCTAATTATAGACTTCACTG CGGAGTCTCTTGGACTGCCATTGGTACAACCATATCTTGGGATTAAGAATGGAAGTGGAATAAGTATTCAAGAAGGTATAAATTTTGCGGTTGCAGGAGCAACAGCATTGGATGCATCTTTTTTTGTAGAAAGAGGAATTGATGTAGGCACAGACATCTCTCTAGGAGTTCAATTGGATTGGTTCAAGGAAATTCTTCCATCACTTTGCAACACATCTCCAA AATGCAATGAAATCTTTGGAAGTTCTCTATTTCTTATGGGAGAGATTGGAGGCAACGACTACACTTATCCATTTTTCCTGCATAGGAGCATAGAAGAGATTCAGACTTTTGTGCCACTAGTGATTCAAGCAATCGCTTCAGCCATTAAT GAGTTGATTGAGCTAGGGGCAGTGACTCTCATGGTTCCAGGGAACATACCAATTGGATGCTCTGCAGCCTACCTAACATCTTATGAAACTGCAGATACGGACCAATATGACCCTGAAACTGGCTGTCTAAATTGGTTAAACAAGTTTTCTGAGTACCACAATGATCAACTTCAGAAAGAACTAAGTAGGATCCAAGCACTACATCCACATACCAATATCATCTATGCGGATTTTTACAATTCTTCAATGCGTTTTTATCGTAATCCAAGCCAATATG GTTTTACTGGAGGAGCACTCACAGCATGTTGTGGAGGGGGAGGCCCATACAATTGCAACACATCAGCGGAATGTGGTGATCCTTCGGCGAGTGCTTGTGATGACCCTTCAAAGTATGTTAGTTGGGATGGTGTACACTTAACAGAAGCAGCATATCGATGGATTACCACTGGTTTACTAGATGGGCCATACACGATTCCTCAAATTAGTATCTCTTGTGTTTCacaagatgcataa
- the LOC126726160 gene encoding GDSL esterase/lipase At1g31550-like, which produces MALLTLKLPFIIKLFLFLATIKGVVGYCYTSIFGFGDSYADTGNLCLNHGCLSPPYGETYFHHPTGRCSNGRLIIDFTAESLGLPLVQPYLGIKNGSGISIQEGINFAVAGATALDASFFVERGIDVGTDISLGVQLDWFKEILPSLCNTSSKCNEIFGSSLFLMGEIGGNDYTYPFFLHRSIEEIQTFVPLVIQAIASAINELIELGAVTLMVPGNIPMGCSAAYLTSYETADTDQYDPETGCLNWLNKFSEYHNDQLQKELSRIQALHPHTNIIYADFYNSSMRFYRNPSQYGFTGGALTACCGGGGPYNCNTSAECGDPSASACDDPSKYVSWDGIHLTEAAYRWITKGLLEGPYTIPQISISCVSQDA; this is translated from the exons ATGGCTCTTTTGACACTTAAACTACCATTTATTATCAAACTCTTCCTATTCTTAGCCACCATTAAGGGCGTGGTGGGATATTGTTATACATCTATCTTTGGCTTCGGCGACTCGTACGCTGATACCGGAAACTTATGCTTGAATCACGGCTGTCTCTCGCCTCCCTATGGGGAGACCTACTTCCACCACCCCACAGGACGTTGCTCCAATGGCCGTCTAATTATAGACTTCACTG CGGAGTCTCTTGGACTGCCATTGGTACAACCATATCTTGGGATTAAGAATGGAAGTGGAATAAGTATTCAAGAAGGTATAAATTTTGCGGTTGCAGGAGCAACAGCATTGGATGCATCTTTTTTTGTAGAAAGAGGAATTGATGTAGGCACAGACATCTCTCTAGGAGTTCAATTGGATTGGTTCAAGGAAATTCTTCCATCACTTTGCAACACATCTTCAA AATGCAATGAAATCTTTGGAAGTTCTCTATTTCTAATGGGAGAGATTGGAGGCAACGACTACACTTATCCATTTTTTTTGCATAGGAGCATAGAAGAGATTCAGACTTTTGTGCCACTAGTGATTCAAGCAATTGCTTCAGCCATTAAT GAGTTGATTGAGCTAGGGGCAGTGACTCTCATGGTTCCAGGGAATATACCAATGGGATGCTCTGCAGCCTACCTAACATCTTATGAGACAGCAGATACGGACCAATATGACCCCGAAACTGGCTGTCTAAATTGGTTAAACAAGTTTTCTGAGTACCACAATGATCAACTTCAGAAAGAACTAAGTAGGATCCAAGCACTACATCCACATACCAATATCATCTATGCGGATTTTTACAATTCTTCAATGCGTTTTTATCGTAATCCAAGCCAATATG GTTTTACTGGAGGAGCACTCACAGCATGTTGTGGAGGGGGAGGCCCATACAATTGCAACACATCAGCGGAATGTGGTGATCCTTCGGCGAGTGCTTGTGATGACCCTTCAAAGTATGTTAGTTGGGATGGTATACACTTAACAGAAGCTGCATATCGATGGATTACCAAGGGTTTACTAGAAGGGCCATACACCATTCCTCAAATTAGTATCTCCTGTGTTTCacaagatgcataa